The window acttTCGAGATTGCCCACATTTGTTCCTAGAAAAATCCTCTCCCTAATGAGTTTTCTTTGCTGCTCCATAGTTTTCACAACCACAACACCTGCCAATAAATCAGAATGTCCTCCAAGGTACTTTGTGGCCGAATGCATCACAACATCAGCGCCAAAGTCCCAAGCGTCCTGTAAAGGAGGAGGAGCTAAAGTGGAGTCAATTGATAATATGGCACCTTTCTTGTGAACTCGTTTGGCAAGCGCAGCTATATCGCGGCAAGTGCCGTAAGGATTAAGTGGCACTTCTAAATGAATTAAATCGCCTTTTTCAGCGAATTCTTCGATCTGGTGTAACTTGTACGTCTCTAAACCATGTTTTTCTTGGTATAAAGTAGCAATACCACGTACACCACTGTAACCATCATCCATGAAGAATCGCTTTGGATTATAGTGGAAGATAAGAGCATGAAACGCGGATACACCGGAATTATACACAGTGGCATGACCACCCAGGATGTCAGAAAGAACAGTTTGCAGTCTTAAACTATTGGGATGTGACTCCCTAGAATAAACTGGCGTCTGCTCAATAGTTTCAATGAAGTTCTCAATCTCAACTTCGGGAACtaaattttcattatcataTCGAAAAGTAGTGCTGACATTGATTGGAGGGGCAACATCAGTCACTCTATTGTGAATATCATCAGCATGAATACACGCAGTGCTTAAATGTGTCATGTGTTGTTAAAGATGGCGTGAAGTTTTGAAAGTTGATAACCGTTTTTTCAGTACATTGATATACAGTGAAGCCGCCTTAAATACTCTTCTACCTCCCTATACTGGCACCCTTCAATGCACGATCGTTACTGATTAATCACATGTTATCTGTTCAGGTTAATGTCTCAAAGCCACAATTGACAACCTACTTGAATTGCGATGAAAAAGTACAATTGATGTTTAGTACTCCAAATCTTATTTTTTAATAACTAAGTTTGGTAAAGCCTCTAAATTGTTTGAAACTATAATTATCATTAACCGCTACGAATCAATGCTCATTGTGACTAATCCAAGTGCATACAATTTTCTGGACCCATTTATATTCTAACCTTCTAAACTGATTGAGAAGTAGTGCGGTATCATAAGTCCCTTTAAACATAAATTAGAGCCATTGCTTGGTTTCCTCGTGCGTGTGACAAAAGCTTCAAACATGTTACTTTGCTGACCAACATGTCTTAAATCGTAGAGCTTAGTATTCAAATGCTGCAAACTGTTCAACAGACAGATATGTAATTACACAAATTCGAACCTTTCAGCGGGACCTTCATAAAtcgaaagaagaaaggCTGGAAGGTCGATAGCTTGAATATTAGCTAATTAAGCGATACCTTCCAAGTTTCCTAAAATTGCTActgctcttcaaatcactaATGTTGCCATCTTGTGTCGATGAgttctctttctttaatATCCTCAACGAGTCATAATGAATAAAAGTGATCACTCTATACTGCTACCCACCAGTTATTCCCCAAACGTGACAAGGAATCTAATGAAGTAGCagagaaaaaaaatggttCTGTTGAATACATAACTTAACGAATGACTTTTTGGTACAAAAAAGCAACTATCTCATGAGCGATCTCAGCCGCATGAGTCTCCAATGCAAAGTGACCGGTCTTAAAGTACACGATTTTCAAACATTTCACATCTTTCCTATAAGATTCAGCCCCTTCCACAGTAAAAATTTGATCGTTCCATCCCCATGTAACTAAGACTGGGATTTTAGCATTTCTCAAgaattcttggaaatcaGGATACATATCAACATTTGTCTCGTAGTCATGGAATAGTTTGATTTGAATAGCAGTTTGACCCGGACGACTTAGCAAAGCAAAATCAAGCGTATAGTTCGATGGATCTACAGTCACCGAATCATCTACACCCGTCAAGTATTGAGACTTGACGTTTTTCTCATCCTGGAGGTAATCAGTAAAAATCTTCACATACTCAGGGTCCGTTTGCTCTTGCTCCCAGTAATTGATAATTGGCTCCCAAAATCTATCATCTAAACCTTCATCATAAGCATTTCCATTTTGCACAACAATACCAGTAATAGCGGAAGGgcttttcaaagccaaaCGGAAGCCAATCGGTGCACCGTAATCGAA of the Torulaspora delbrueckii CBS 1146 chromosome 7, complete genome genome contains:
- the TDEL0G00140 gene encoding uncharacterized protein, with the translated sequence MTHLSTACIHADDIHNRVTDVAPPINVSTTFRYDNENLVPEVEIENFIETIEQTPVYSRESHPNSLRLQTVLSDILGGHATVYNSGVSAFHALIFHYNPKRFFMDDGYSGVRGIATLYQEKHGLETYKLHQIEEFAEKGDLIHLEVPLNPYGTCRDIAALAKRVHKKGAILSIDSTLAPPPLQDAWDFGADVVMHSATKYLGGHSDLLAGVVVVKTMEQQRKLIRERIFLGTNVGNLESFLLLRSLRTFEMRVLKQSENAAKIVSFLHENKAKYSKVLNEVYHSSLQKEAFVQRQLAGGHGAVFSVTLRSVEQCKKLPAKLVYFQHATSLGGVESLIEWRALSDTKIDPFLVRLSIGCENADDLIQDLDNALQVLQGAAKD
- the TDEL0G00150 gene encoding epoxide hydrolase; this translates as MSTFEQKIDMTPNFGKIKVDQGVKIWYRTAGKWGAPTILLLHGFPSSSNMFRNLIPLLAARFYVVAPDIPGFGFTEYPEDYEFNFANLTNSIEQFLKALNIKKYSVYVFDYGAPIGFRLALKSPSAITGIVVQNGNAYDEGLDDRFWEPIINYWEQEQTDPEYVKIFTDYLQDEKNVKSQYLTGVDDSVTVDPSNYTLDFALLSRPGQTAIQIKLFHDYETNVDMYPDFQEFLRNAKIPVLVTWGWNDQIFTVEGAESYRKDVKCLKIVYFKTGHFALETHAAEIAHEIVAFLYQKVIR